The DNA segment CGATAAATTAAATAAGGTTGTTAAGCGCAATACCATGTTAAACATAGATAACCACAAGATACTTGTGATAAGATTGTTgtaactaataaataatattaatttaaaatatatgtggTTGTTGTagctaataaataaaagagatgtAAAATATACATGTCTTTTGAAAACTTTAGACAAAAAATCGTATATTTATTTGatctaaacttttttaaaatctgacttattttatataaaaaaaaatacatgatatAACTGTTATAtatctctttttatttgttttgtttacttggtgaatTTAAAGTCTTAATCTTTAGGAGTTAGTTTTATTGTTAACAGAATTAGGCAATGTGGTCCATCTAAAAAAGAATTAGGAACTTTAGGTGAAAGTTAGCAAAGATGTGAGATATTCTGATTAGCATTTTCTTAGAAATATTTGAGTGTACTtgaatttcttataaatttaaaatatttcattgaaTCTTCATTACTCAGATAATACTCCCAATGATTGTGAATTACCCAAATGCAAATTCTGTTACAAGACGTAAACCagccacaaaagaaaaaaaaaatgaatgaatgaataaacCAACCACTGCACGTACTTACTTTCTAACTTCCCGTGTTCTATTCAGCCTACTCCTTCTTccttttattaagaaaaatctcTACATCTCTGACAGTGATTAGACCCTCTTCTTCTTTCACATGGATAACTCCTTCTCATTCACATGAACGTTCGTGATTCCTTCACAGTTTTTGCCCCCAACAACTAGTGGCATgtacaatattttttctttttggcaatATTTTCAAGCATGCAAGgctttttcataataataatattataattaacgaaaaattaacaaatatcaagtaaaataaaaaaaaacagtttttgaATAATACGTTTTATGGTATTCAtccttaaataaatatgtgaAGAAGAAAACTACTTATTTTACCATCAAGTAATTAACAGATATCAAACGGTTTAACATaaaatggatattttttttttaaagaacattaAATAGATCTTAGAAAAATATTGTTGTCACTGATTTTTTAAGAAAGTATTCAAGGAAACCTCTTTATGTTCGATATAATTTAACTATCCCTCTTTTCTATCTAATTGCTTATCGATAACATAATATGTGAGGACTTATTTCTCTATTACTAATtgtttggttttaaaaattaaaaacaaaaaaactcgactaatatgaaactaatttcacgtccattaataataaaataagactttaaaaatacacaaaaaatttcattacaaattaaatatgatgaaataaagaaaaaattagaagatagaaatgatataaaataaagtgacataaaatatttaatgcgaGATAAAATTTTgacttagaaaaaataatatataaataaccatgcatttaggaaaaaaatattaaactaaaattaatataagagtcaatatataataagataaatttatcatatttaatttagcCTAATAAAAATTCAGATACAAAGGCGCATGGCGCACCtgtgtttttgttaataataataataactacaaATTAGTATTTGTGTTTACTTAAATAGTGATTTGGGTCGATCCAACCCAGGAACATGCTCAATGATGGATTGTGTGGTTCTTCTCGAAAGGTTCAGggcagtttttttttcaaataatgtaTTACCTAAGTTACAACTTGTTCGTTAACTTGTCACTTATGTAAACACGCTCGCTGGGTGCAATAGCAGCCTACGCACCTTCTTCTACCATTTggttaattaatttatctttatCGACGTACTGTTCATCCAGATACAGATACAGGTACTTTTGCATTCTCTTTATGCATTAACAATTTAACATCATTGTCCTTTGTTCCTTTCAACGAAGGACATTAACTTCATTTAGTTTCAAAGTTATACATATAGTTGAAGAGTTAAAACAGAACCAGAAAgtgcataaataaatatatatgtacatTTAGCGTTTTGCAAGAAGGAAAGCACCGCACCCGTACCATTAACAAAAGCTCTCTTTTGATGCATAAATATATGTGTGTTTTGACTTTTAtatgaaatgaaatataaagGAATTATTATAAGTTGTAACCATGCAAATATCTTAGATGTTTGGATATTGAGAACATAAATAAATCtttatagaataaaattgtAGGCTGATAGGCGGTTAgcattttttgcattttcaatagGCCAGGGAGACCCATTGAATGGTCCTGCAAGTAATTTGACATATAAATGGAACCAAAGGGAGGAAGAATCCTTTAAAGTAGTCTTCTTTGTTGCCATCAGTTTTAGAAACAAATAAGTACATTGCTTACTCAATGCATTGCATTGAAATATAAAAcaccttctctttctctctcttaactCTCCAAAGTTACAGGAAATacgttattttttaatatgggCAACGTCATTGAAACGTTTGCTTCGGGCTTAGGAAATGCTATTGGCAAACTCTTCAATTCTCCAATTGAATATCTTTCCGGAAAGTCTTGCAGGTAATCAATACTTCATATCTCATGATTATCCATGCTAGTACACTATATAGTCTTCTAGAATTTAGATGTTGCAGTTAAATATTGCTATTTCCACAAATATTAGAGCCTCAGCCGTATATTCTAGAGTAGTTATGAAATAATGTGTAGGTAGTTTTACAATTAAATTTCTTGCGGTTTGTGCTCCTTGTGCTTAAGGATAGATAGTCTTTCTTCACTTTCCCATTTCATGCttgatatatatgtattatCTCTTTGGATATGTTTCAGCTCAGTGTGTGGACCAACATGGGATCTCATTTGCTATATCGAGAATTTTTGTGTTGCCAATCTCCTCAAGCTAGCCATGGTATTTATGCTATTGTACATTGGTGAGTTCAACTGTTTGGTATATTGCAACATGGTCTTCTTTAATTAGTACTTTACATAAAACTTGCCCTTTTCATTTGACATATCTGAAATTGGATATGAATATTCTATTTTCTTGCAGTTCTCTTGTTCCTCTATCTGGTGCATAAATTGGGCATATGTGGATGTCTTTGCCGGTCTTCTTGCAAAATGATATGGACATGTTTCTCTTCTTGTTTCCATGTTTGGGAGTATTCTTGTACTTTCTTGTGTGTTATGCTACACAAGCTCAAgagaagaagacgaagaagaagaagaagaagaagaaggaggttCAGAATGGACATGAATCAAGAGTTCTACTTTAAGACTGGAGAAGATTACACAGATGAAAGCCTTTCATACCATTTTCCAGCGTCTGCAAAAACAAGCAGGTCAATTTCGCGTAGAAGGAGAGACTATAAAGGCTCCCATTTAAGGAGGTCTTTGCAGCCTAGGAAACATCATGCTCGAGTTGAAATTAGTAGAGATCTTAGATATAAAAGAAATCATAGTCATGGAGATCCCAGTTACACAAGCATTGCCACTAAGCATGGCAATTACATAGGCACATTCCATGACATCAAGGTAACTCGTACATCTAAGTTTGCAAAAGGTATAACTAAAAGGAAAAGAGTTCTTCCAAGGCAGAGAAGGTAGAACATTTTAGTTGAGGGTACGCATACAAGCACTTTGTATCAATATGCATCCTTGTGATTTGTTAGgatgaaatagatttttattttttttatttttttatttccttgttaTGTATTCTTTCATAACAGGGGAAAAGGCATTAactaaagataaagaaaatgacTTTGACAGCTGCACATTCAAAACACTTCTTATTGAAGTTTTCTTGtatcttttcttttggttttttccCTCTTGTGAAATAACAATGAGAAAGGTTCTACAaagcatttttgtttcttttattttgatttctgtATCAAGAAATTCACTAGTTCTACTAAATCATGTAAATACATAAATACATGTTAAGAGCTGAGTATGCTAATCGATAGCTGCTTCTGTGGAATAAGGTATATTGCAACTTAGGGAGAATGTTTTGCTATTGCTTGGCATAAAGGTTGTCTTAATTATCCAAAAAAGAAAGTTCAAAGTTTATTATGATCGTCATATTGGTAATGCCACTGTGGGATACCTTGGAATAGACAAGAATCTGGAATGTTAGGAATCCATGATAAAGGGTTACCATTACTTTACATTGAAGTTTGTTCATCTCCCAAAGAAATCTCAAAAACTATGATTCTATATTCATCCACTCAAATACCCCAATTGCATTGATCTGTTCTCAATCCACCAACTGCAATGGAACACCCTTTTCTCCTTCAATGGATGGTGAGGGGAAACAGTCTTCCAAAAAAAACCCTTACGTTGAACTAGAAGAGGTTGACTTTGATTTTATTCTAGCAAAGGGCATGCAAGAACAAGAGAGAGAGTTCACAATGCTTTCAACTATTGAAAGTGAAAGTGATGAATATTTAAGTGACTCCTCTATTGATAATGATGATAATGGTGATCCTGACTTTTAATGAGTCAAGAGTTTGAAACCGACCTTCGATTTCTTGAAGGTGAAAGAAGTAATGATGATGACGATGGCGATGAAGACATGgaaatggaagaagatgagATTGATCTAGATGAATTATCTTATGAAGAATTGATGGAGTTGGAAGAGTTTATAGGAGAAGAAACAAGAGGGTTATCAGCAAATGAAATCTCTTTGTGCTTGTACCCTTATACTTGCCAATGTGCTGAAAGCAAAAGTGGCATTGATCGTTGTGTGATTTGTCAGGTTGAATATGAAGAAGGTGAAGCGCTGGTGGCACTTCAATGTGAGCACCCTTATCATTCAGATTGCATAAGCAAGTGGCTTCAAATTAAGAAGGTTTGTCCAATTTGTAGCAATGAAGTGTCAACTCCCAACATGACTTCGAATCCTTAGTTATTTAGTTTGGATCGAAAAATTAATGTGTATACACATATTAATTACTGTAATCTGGATTTGCATGAAAATGTAGTTGAGAAAATAAACAAAGCATGGAAGCTTTAGATCATTACAAAGAATAtcacaaaattaaattcttcGTTACTACCAATCCCTCTGGTTTATAACTTTCATTCCTAGAATttccatataaaattaatatgcgAGGTACTGGAATGTTAATGCTGGTAGTTGGTAGTATAGATATGTTCCCCCAgttgtatttaaatattattctcTAAATTGAAACGAAAGTATTAGTGCATATTTTGTAACTACTTATTTGAaggatatagttttttttttaaaaaaaaatctctcaaaaAGCTTGTTATTTAAATGGATTGGgtctctaaaaaaatcattcaatccAATTTAGttgctaaaaaaaatgaaaatttatcaaataatcgtTCAAGATCATTAAGGTGAATCATTTTAGTTCTTCGCCAAtttgaattaagatttttagGAGCCAAATTTAGTCGTTAATAAATTGAAGAAAAGTGACTCAAGAAGCTAAAGcatttcatatttataattttcagtgGATTATTTGATTACATGTTTTTCTTCCAGGATTATTGGATCACTATAAAGCAACTCTTTTTTGGTACAatgatgaaattaaagaaagcTAGCAGAAACTAAGGAACTAAATAGAAATCATTGGCATAGGCAAAAAGAATGCCATCAAGCGGTGTGCTCCAAAGCTGATCCCAATGATCATTCTGTATTCCCCAACAAGCTAATGTATCCGCTACCATATTAGCATCCCGCGAAACATTTTACCTAAGTACAAGATCAATTATTATCACAATGTGAtgtttaatgataataatatttttttctaacacttaataaaaatattaataaaaatttattagtaaTGTTTTTACAACATGAATTATATatgatacttaaaaaaatataaaaatatataaataatatttatttatatttaataatattttttaaatattattcaaagtttttaaatatttttattaagtattagataaaaaaaaaagtattttaaagcTCATATGTACAGTAGTGCTGCATAAACTCTTGAACCTCAAGCAAATGTTCACCGTAGTTGTGAAGAGAAATCATTGTTCGATGTAATAagcaatttttctttcttcttttttttggttcTATTCAACATGATTTTATAACATGTTTGAATTACCATTCCAAAGTATTCAAATGTATTTCccattagatttaaatataaataaagttaactatcattaataacatttaatttaaaaaatctcatttaaaatttatttttttcttaaaatatctttcataATAGTACTAGTAGAATAACGTTTATTTTGGTGAcccattcatttttaatttgtcaagGACACTAACAAACATGTGAATGGACGACCACATTAatttcctaaaaaataagagatgAAATATTACACTCTCCTTtacatttcttatttatttcattaatttggtGGTGGTTCATCACTTGATTACTGAGGCACTCGCCAAGTTTTTATTACTCGCTCATCATTAATTAGAGTATGTCACATAAGTATTGCACATTATGATTAATTAGAAAGAggttaccaattaaaaaaattggaacCAGCCGTTCAtttgaaagattttttaaaatttaacatagagtaataaataatttattgaaaataaaattttattaaatgaagttcataataaaaatattatcattaagataaaaattagttaatatttatttatatttaagtctaaaattattatttttagttccttaTAATTAGATTCAGAGGAAGTATATATGTGTGAAGCAAAAGATACACAAAAAGACTCTTTATTTAAAAGTACATTTAGTGACCGAGAACATTAATCCAAACATGTGTGGTTAGTTGACCAGATCAATTGCTTacgaatataaaacaattattatttattacttaaaaaGCTAATACTTTAACGgtgaaacaaaattatttgcCAATAAAAAAAGTATGGATTGGTTAAGAATTTACTAAAGTAAAATGTAGGTCTTTACCTACGAAGGAtaatctaaaaaagaaaatgaattacttaaatataatataactcaTTCTTGGGTGTGTTTGGATTTCagtgaaaaaaatttagaaatatatttgaaaataaaatcagtttaaaattatgtttcatTATCTCTCAAAAGTATGTTTGAGAgagtaaatttttgttttaaaactcAATTTACCATAAGTAAAacttaaaatagttttacaaaCTTCAATCCAAACAATGTACTTAAAATTCTACAagtgaattattttaaatgaacaGCATTGAAAATGTTCTTACTCACATGTTTCTAAAGTTAATAATTGTTTCTTACgccattttctttccttttgtttAGAGTTAATTATATTGTGATGGCATCCAttcaggaattaaaaaaaaaatcagcattgCTTAAagttcaaataaaatatcaaatataaaatgacaactCGGTGAGATCGTAATCTGTTCATTTGTGGATCAAACAATCTCAAAGATTTGAAACAGTATCTCAATCTACGCTCAGAGTACTGTTATCagaaaaatccaaaatttgttaaaaaaaacataatgctTTTCCATTATCATGTAACATGCATGTTCGATGGAACATGTAGGAGGGAGGGTTCTCTCTGTTCCTTTGGAGTATGTCGGGCTGCAACTAGCAAAAGGCTAGATGTATCACACTTTGTTATTCAGTGCATTCTAGGTGTTACAAGACACTTCAAATGTGTAAAGAGATAAGATAATATTGAAAATTCACAacacaagaaagaaagaaagaaattgacAAACAGATAAAATAAGGTTATACTGTTGGAACTTGGAAGCATACCCATAATATAGTTGaaaattgagaagaagaaaaaaacatcaaCCGCTAAAGTCGCCTCAAAGGTTACCTTAATAGGAAACTCATAATAAACAATCAATTAACAAAGTTATCCATGCGTGGAAGCAGTAATTACTTTGAAAGTGTCCCGGAACAAATTGTCAATTTCTAATCACAAGACGACAAAAACAGATTGAATATGTAAAGTGGAAAACTTAAGGCAtaagcattaagcatgcatgcatgcatccaAATAGACCACTGAATTTTGAGAGTAATTAAATGACCCCTGTCGCTGTAAAGGGATTAAATTACTATTTACACATGGAGGGATGATATTTATAGTATTAATATTAGTACATAATACTTGtaagttattaaaaatagtttaaattatAGAATAATTTTCTCAATTTAAATTGTTCATCACATATATTACATAAGAACTTATTTTCTTCATGTATTACAATGTAGATTGGATCTAACTCATGTGATAGAGATGGATGAAAATTGCTAAATTAGAAACCAGTGTGGAATGGAGTGAGAAATTGAGGCTTTTTTATGACGGCTAGCATTAGCAACTTTTGATATCCTTTAAATTTTTCTGTGTTGTTTTATGAACATTAAAAGACTGGCGGCAAATAAAAGTCCAAATTTTGCCGCCCCTCGCGTGACTCGTTTTGTCAACAAGTTTCTCATTAAATATGGAAGGTGAGTGAAACAAAACGTGTTCAATTCATGTAGATGATAGCTGTTACTGTTTTACAACTGTTTCACTCTCATGAGGCCCGTGCTTAGTCCTATTTCACTGGTGGGCTATATTTTCTGAAGTTTgagaaaaaagtatattattatCGTTTCAAGAATCTAAAAGTAAGGGAAAATAGTAAAAAGTAAGCATAGAAAAGGCAAATTAAGACCTCTAGTCTGAAAGGTCAAGCCAAAACCCACAATCTAGCCAAGCCCTACTTGATTGAACCTAATTATGTTGCCCTTTCATGCTTCTGATAAAGTTAGGTGGATGTTTGGATTCACCttctaaatataaaaatcacattGAATTGGTGAATAACAAACTTTTTTAAGGTGatctttaacttatttttatctcAATAAACTCAATTTTATATCATGTTTGGTTGTCTCTCAAAATACTTTTTTCACTTAAGTTTGTTAGTAAACTTTAGTTTCCACCCAAAGCAACATCAAGAttgtttttaaactaaaaatacttttgatttgtatttttataagagtaatatatatataaagtaaaaatatttttattagtatttcttaaacaaattttatttaactgatatttttttaaacaaaaaatatcgaAACATAGATTATCATATTAtagtaaattcatttttttttttttatcaaacttgAGTTTAcgacatattttttattcaaatttatatttgtaaacTTTAACCCAAATATGGGAATgctgaaaaaaatacaaataatttattgtttcCAACGTATCAAATCCCCACTaagctaatttaatttaataatgttatattaATGAGGCTAATTACAAGGTTTATTGTAATAACAGATGTGGTTAAAGATGTTCCCCACTAATTGTCAAGCTGAGAAAGCATTTGctgtaaaacataaaattaagttTGCCCTAAACATTTGCctcaacaaaaatataagtgGATATGCCAACATCTCCAAATCCCCTGCCCTAGTTAATTCTGTTCAGGCAATGCTTTGTGTTCTCAATATTCTTCAAGATTGTCGTTGTCATGAATTTGTTCAATATAATTGCGTTGAAATCTTGAGTGGAATAAGTCGGGGACTTAAAGGCGATGACGACtttttcctcgcatatcacgtTTAATTAAACCATATAATAAGAGAGTTgaatattaaaacaatttaagtTCTAAGCTGTTATAATTGATTGCAAAACATTATCTGCatattaaaatttcttaatGTTTGGTGttgaattgattattaaattaaagtttttaatttaattttaatatattgtcAATGCAAACtaaattatttcattattaaataatatgttgCTACTTGTTACATTGTTTATTGAGACATTCATTTCTCAATTCTCATTCATGAAATTATTAATATGGTTAAGTTTTTGAATGATTTGTTAATAGTATTCGATAAatgctaaataataataataatgtgataTACCAAAGTTATTCTTTCATTGAAATGATTTAATGTACggggaattaatttttttgtttaatgtaCTGGGAATTAATTGCTAcagttactttttattttagataaaaaatgcCATATGATTGTAATATTAAGGCGGGCATCTTAATCATCCTGATGCTGACTTCTCTCATCTTTATCTTATtgcttatgtatttttattttatcccaaTTTAAAAAAACTGTGACAAACCATTTATAATAACTCTATCTTCATGTGTATGCAGCTCTATCTTCATTTATCCCGTATGATAAAATTGAATTATGTATGATAtaagattcattttaaccgtcagatttatttaactttaaaatctttaataggtttcactattaaaaaattaaatattttaaaaatttaatttatatcatcatataatatctaaaatttatcattatcatcataattatcatttttatcataattattataattgtgaCGACAACTATTATCATAACTATTAAAtcattaaaagttattattaccATCCTGATAATTgtgatgattattattattattattatcaacctAATCATTATTATTGTAATCACAGTTAATCATGAATATTACCTCCTAACAAACATTATATAAACAATTTCAGATATCAAATATGAGTtgaaatatttttgtgaaatatGAGAATCATctttattaatcaatttttattaactatTATCCTCGTCCTTCGTGAATATAACATGTCGTGTGTGTGAAATATGAATCACCGTGTCTGTCAATATGTGTAATAATTTTGCGTTTTCCGTCAACGATTGCGATCTGTTTCAATGTGTTTGACCGAAAACGTCATTGCAACgtcagattttttttcaaattatcataaatcccccgatcaaaaatgaaaataaaaaattcaaatcatactaATGCATCATAATTTGGAGTTTGAAAGTTTAAATAACCAGGTGAGAAtttttaagtttctatttttattatttttaaattttcgaTGATTAAcacttttttctataaaaaaatagtattttttagtattttttgcattttttgtgTTCCTATGATTAACATTCTAATTATAATAGATCGtaccgtaaaaaaaaatataatagatcGTAACTTTCAGTGATATAATCTGGAAAATTGTTACAGTAATAGTAATAAAACCTTTCGAGTAtccaaaaaaaagtaataactcCTTTCAACCATATGTACGTTTACTATATATACACCTATCACTACCCAAGTACATTCACATGAgatatttgaaaaacaaaaattattttaatatattcttaaagtaatgctataaaaaaaatttaagctgcatttgaaaaatgttttatttttaatctaataaattttatagttacataatttaatgttttatgatTACTAAAATCATACATATTCTCATATTACGTTAGAATATCCATATAAAAAAAGGAGGGTATTGTTCACGACAATAATGCAATCATTATTGGTCCAAGAAATTCGTCTACAAATATGTATGATAGTGTttgagtaaaatttattttttatattcatagtAATTAAATACGATATCAAGAGATTATAATACTCATAGGCTCaacttgattatatccttttagTGTTTGAGTAATATGTATAAGTTGATatgctttaattttaatatgacttttgtacataaaaaaaaacccatatGTATTATTAATCTGTATATAATTAAGCATGCATATTACTTATTAAAAATGAACTACCTTAATTAtagtaattgaaaataaataaatttcctaCAAACTAAAACAACTCATTTATTTCTGAAATATTTTATGctatattaaatatatgttgatCCAATAGGATAGCCTTATGATATTCAATTattaaatgaagaaaacaatGAACATACTCTCTcggcacttttttttatttatttcataatcTTTATTAGAAGTATTAATTGCGTAacaaaagaattaccaaaatacaaatattggttggtataaatagtaaaaattgatgtttcagtaatttaaaatttatactcATCTCGAGTGTACTGATGACTTTTAACCTGCTGCAGgtgataaatattttgtattaatattatgattaaatttttgatcaaaatataatatatataaaattcctTATGAAAATGTTTTAACTATCAACCGATTGAATTTATGatcattattaaataattaatgttgtagGTGGGTAAAAAATGAGTGAAATGTGATCCTGGAGTGTGGACCCAAGCATGGCATGACCAATTGAGCAGAAAGACACTAAGGTTGCAGTGAGACGCAAGTGAACAAACCACCGAACACCGAAAGTGAATGAAGCGGCATCAGATACATCCACCTCGCACCA comes from the Glycine soja cultivar W05 chromosome 6, ASM419377v2, whole genome shotgun sequence genome and includes:
- the LOC114414127 gene encoding uncharacterized protein LOC114414127, which codes for MGNVIETFASGLGNAIGKLFNSPIEYLSGKSCSSVCGPTWDLICYIENFCVANLLKLAMVFMLLYIVLLFLYLVHKLGICGCLCRSSCKMIWTCFSSCFHVWEYSCTFLCVMLHKLKRRRRRRRRRRRRRFRMDMNQEFYFKTGEDYTDESLSYHFPASAKTSRSISRRRRDYKGSHLRRSLQPRKHHARVEISRDLRYKRNHSHGDPSYTSIATKHGNYIGTFHDIKVTRTSKFAKGITKRKRVLPRQRR